One segment of Saprospiraceae bacterium DNA contains the following:
- a CDS encoding UvrD-helicase domain-containing protein, translating to MNFLFISYDAIKELTSVHQLQSSDFNESLDICKILKGELGTWKRFNIIFSKAEKGGFFFTTQPDIKKGIVFDLTTFKGFESAKNDQLITIFQKTLKFAIRYFEKLPPTTCERHLPGTSFSLVYPFPWVATKDVYRITVDRDADSEWFAKRLKQYLLVFADGGAENIQKPSYTILHKAAEEAINICRYSSELFKTETANAEKIHALKLTQLEPQNDLSIISNIGFSNWQHYLTNNQKEFIFKPVSGPERLEGAAGTGKTLTMILRCINLIKENYESGGVYHILFITHSISTRNQILDIFRSNFEEIDLFLDKSHSSVSVTITTLQEWCITFLGANIGSTEYLDRDAQDSKTLQKMYLDEAVSRALANDYSSFKLFCSENFLHFFENTDREELLEMIQHEVAVTIKGRANEDKEKYLNLPRLKYSIPCTKEGDLSFLFLIYQYYQEMLKLTNQFDSDDIIISSLGQLNTPIWRRRREKEGFTATFVDETHLFNLNELSIFHYLNKESYKQNIVFTIDKSQAVGDRGLVDDVLFDALGFENLEANASQRLNTIFRSSPEIVNLAFTILSSGATLFTNFENPLEKASFNFTEKEEKKSKSPRYILKENDDVLIKEALLEAEKMKKELETQNSKILIISTTELLLNKLEQYTRQINKPVELLKSRGDLETVKSAIRSNRFLIAGIDYVGGLEFDGVIIVGVDKGRVPPMSTDNYTESSHFLNYAWHNRMYVAITRAKYALIIMGEKSRGDSKLLESAIENELLKVE from the coding sequence ATGAATTTTCTTTTTATATCTTATGATGCGATTAAGGAACTCACATCGGTTCATCAATTGCAAAGTTCAGACTTCAACGAAAGTTTAGATATCTGCAAAATCTTAAAAGGAGAGTTGGGGACTTGGAAAAGATTTAATATTATTTTCTCAAAGGCCGAGAAGGGTGGATTCTTTTTTACAACTCAACCAGATATAAAAAAAGGGATTGTGTTTGATTTGACCACATTCAAAGGGTTCGAATCTGCAAAGAACGACCAATTGATAACAATTTTCCAGAAAACACTAAAGTTTGCAATTCGTTATTTTGAAAAATTACCTCCTACAACATGTGAGAGGCATCTACCGGGTACAAGTTTTAGCCTTGTATATCCATTTCCTTGGGTAGCGACGAAAGATGTTTACAGAATTACAGTAGATAGAGATGCTGATTCAGAATGGTTTGCAAAAAGGCTAAAGCAATATTTATTAGTCTTTGCAGATGGAGGCGCAGAAAATATCCAAAAACCATCATATACTATTTTACATAAAGCAGCGGAAGAGGCAATTAATATTTGTAGATATTCATCTGAATTATTTAAGACAGAAACTGCAAATGCTGAGAAAATTCATGCTCTAAAACTTACTCAATTAGAACCACAAAATGATTTATCAATAATTTCAAATATTGGCTTTTCTAACTGGCAACATTATTTAACTAATAATCAAAAAGAATTTATTTTTAAACCTGTTTCTGGACCCGAAAGACTTGAGGGGGCAGCCGGGACAGGTAAAACCCTGACGATGATACTTCGGTGTATCAACTTGATTAAAGAGAATTATGAATCGGGCGGAGTCTATCATATACTATTCATAACCCATTCAATTTCTACAAGAAATCAAATACTTGACATATTTCGGTCAAATTTTGAAGAAATTGACTTATTTTTAGATAAAAGCCATTCATCTGTTAGTGTTACGATTACTACTTTACAAGAATGGTGTATAACATTTTTAGGTGCTAATATCGGAAGCACAGAGTATTTAGACAGAGATGCCCAAGATTCAAAAACTCTTCAGAAGATGTACCTTGATGAAGCAGTATCAAGGGCACTTGCTAATGATTACTCTTCATTTAAATTATTTTGTTCAGAAAATTTTCTCCATTTCTTTGAAAATACTGACAGAGAAGAATTATTGGAGATGATTCAACACGAAGTTGCCGTAACAATAAAAGGAAGGGCAAATGAAGATAAAGAAAAATATCTAAACTTACCTCGTCTAAAATATTCAATACCATGCACAAAAGAAGGCGATTTGAGTTTCCTTTTTTTGATATATCAATATTATCAGGAAATGCTAAAACTTACTAATCAATTCGATAGCGATGATATAATTATTTCTTCTCTGGGGCAACTTAATACGCCAATATGGAGACGACGTAGAGAGAAAGAAGGCTTTACCGCCACATTTGTTGACGAAACGCATTTGTTTAATTTAAACGAACTTTCGATTTTTCACTATTTAAACAAAGAATCGTATAAGCAAAATATTGTTTTTACTATTGATAAATCACAAGCGGTTGGAGACAGGGGACTTGTTGATGATGTGCTTTTTGATGCTTTGGGATTTGAAAATTTGGAGGCAAATGCATCTCAAAGATTAAATACAATTTTTAGGAGTTCACCTGAGATTGTAAACTTGGCATTCACTATTCTATCATCAGGTGCAACCCTATTCACCAACTTTGAAAACCCATTGGAAAAAGCGTCATTTAATTTTACCGAAAAAGAAGAGAAGAAGTCAAAATCACCTCGTTATATTTTGAAGGAGAATGATGATGTTTTAATTAAGGAGGCGTTGCTCGAAGCAGAAAAAATGAAAAAAGAGTTGGAGACGCAAAATTCCAAAATTTTAATAATTTCCACAACTGAATTATTATTAAATAAGTTGGAACAATATACAAGGCAAATAAACAAACCAGTTGAATTACTAAAAAGCAGAGGCGATTTAGAAACTGTTAAATCTGCAATTAGAAGCAACCGCTTTTTAATAGCCGGAATAGACTATGTAGGTGGATTAGAATTTGACGGAGTGATAATCGTGGGTGTAGATAAAGGAAGAGTTCCTCCTATGTCGACTGATAATTACACGGAATCGTCTCATTTTTTAAATTATGCTTGGCATAACAGAATGTATGTAGCGATAACTCGTGCAAAATATGCCCTCATAATAATGGGAGAAAAAAGCAGGGGGGATAGTAAATTACTTGAATCAGCAATTGAAAATGAACTCCTAAAGGTTGAATAA